TGATGACCCAACTGTTACGGTAAGCGGAAATGACCACTCTGTATGTCTTGGGCATACAGGCAGCTTTACAGCAAATGGCAGTGGAGGTATAGGTGCTACTGAAAGCTATCAGTGGATTAGAAGAGTAAATGGTGGTTCTGTGGTTAACTTAGGAACCAGTGCTACACAAAACATCACTTTTAATAGTACTGGTACCTGGGAAATAGCTGTTTTTTATGAAACAAGCGGGGAAGGCTGCGATGGTATTGTATCCCCAACCAGAACTATTACAGTTGTAGGCGACCCAGCTGAATTAAGTGATGCTGTTTTTTCTACATCAAGCATTTGTACCGGTGGAAATACCTCTGTAAACTCCGAACTGACAGGTGGTACCGGAACAGAAACACCTGACTGGCAGTATTTTAACGGCAGTAATTGGGTGAATATCAGTAATGGTACACCCGCTGAGTTCTCATACACTGGTCTTAATACTTCTACTTTATCAATTACTACTACCGGTAATGTAGCCTTAGGCAATTATGATTTCAGAAGAAAATTAAATTCAACAGTAGGATGCAATACTACAAGTAATTATGCCACTTTAACTATTGTAGCCGATCCTTCTATATCTATATTAGGTCAGGGTACTACTGAATGTGTAGATGCAACTAGTGGAACTACATTGTATGTAAACACTAATACTGGCGGAGGAGGAAGCTGTAGCATTCAGTGGCAGAAGAGTACTATAGGTTCAGGTGCCGGTTTCAGCAATGTTCCCGGAGCTACAAGTACATCTCTTGCTACCGGTGCTATTACCCAGGATTCCTGGTATCGGGTTCAAAGGAGCTGTACTGGCAGCGGTTGTACAAATGCAGTTTCAGGAGTAATTGAATTATCCCCAGCACCTGGTTTGCCTGCTGTTTTAGACACAACTTTTGGTTGTGGGAATACTACAATAAATATTTCTCCAGACCCTGACTATGCCAATACAGCCAGGGTATATTCTGACCAAAGTTTAAGTAATTTATTATATACTGGTGTTGCTTACCAGACAGATGTATCTGGAGATTATTACATAACCTCTTACAATTCAAATTCAGGTTGTGAAAGTAGTGACTCAGCTGTTTATCTCAGTTCCTCACCAGCTTTTGCTACAAGTTTCATAAAAAGTTCAGTAAATAATCCACATGGCTATGATGTGATTTGTCACGATGGAGACAATGCTTTTATTCAATACATGGAGCCTTCTGATTATGATCAGTATTTATACAACTGGTCAAATGGTGAAGCTGGTATAGGCTTATATTTTCTATATCCATTGTCTCCCGGACAATATTCTGTTACAGTTTCAGACACCTCTGGAAATTGTTCTGTTGTAGATAATTTTGAGATTACTGAACCACCTGCTATTACATTTGATCCTCCTGTGATTGATGAAATTGACTGTTATGGAGGCACAGGCTCAATCAGTGTTAATGCAAATAATGTATATGGTGATTTATACGGAGGTAGTGTCACTTATATTTGGAGTAATGGAAACACGGGCTCCACACAAAGCGGATTATTAGCAGGAGGATATACTGTAACCGTTCAAGATGATTGGTATGGTAACAGGTGTACAGCATCTACTTCTTATACACTATCCCAACCAGACTCAATAAAACTATCTCTTATTACTTCATATCCATGTAATACTTCCGGATTGTACGATCAGGGTGTTGTTACTATACTTGCAGATGGTGGAACTCCGCCCTATGAATACAAAAAAGGAACGAGTGGAACATATTCTTCCACAAATGTTTATGGTAACCTGCTCGACAACACTTCATACACTTTTTATGTACGAGATGCCAATGGATGTGAAAAATCACAAACAGTAGATATAGACTTCCCCTTACAAGGAGAAGCACTTGGGGTATGTGAATTTGTTTATGTAAGTGCCACCGGTGAAGGCCCGCTCGGAACATTAGAGTGCCCTACTGATCTAATCACAGGGATAAATATTGCTGAAGCAAGTTCAAACAGAAAAAGAATTCTTTTACTTGCCGGAAATTATACAATTACAGAAACAGTTGAAATCCCCAATAATGTAAGTCTGGATGGTTCTTTTGAAAATATGGGAGATTACTGGAGAAAAAACACAGGACTTACAAGCACTTTAAACATTAATCCCCCTGAAGAAACAGCTCAAACAGATATTGCCCATAAGATGGGTATAAAAGCACATAACATAAGCAATTTCTCTATTAAAGATTTAACTGTAAATGTTAGTGGCGTATCAAACAATAGCAGAACCAGTAATGGATATGGCAAATCAGTATATGGTCTTCATATCTCGGGCGCAAGTGATTATACAATAACCCGTGTAGAAGTAAATACAGGAAATGCTTCAAGTGGAGCAAATGGAGCTCCGGGAGTTTCTCAAGGACAGTCAACAAATGGAAATAGAGGTGAAAATGGTGGTACTTGCTGGGACTTATTTGGTTGTACAGCCAATGGTGGTAGTGGTGGAAATGGTGGAGGATCAGGCTTCTTCGGTAAAGGAGGCAATGGGGGTAAAGGTGGTTATGGCAAAATGTGGAGTGGGAATAATAGCAGTGGAAGTCCGGGCGGTACTCCAACCGGAGGATCACCTGGAGCTCCGGGCGGACTTGGATCATCAATTCCCGGTTCAGGACTTCCTTCAACAGGAGGCGGACCAGGAGGTGATGGTGGAAGTGCCGGGGCATCAGGCTCCGGAACAAGTGGATACGATGAGCTTTTTGGAGGTAGTTGTGATTATCCTAATAGTCAACCTAATGTTGTAAATGGAACAGCAGGAACTTCCGGCACAGACGGAGGCAAAGGAGATAATGGATTTGATGGAAATTTTGTAGGAAACTACTTCTTCCCCGGTTCTGAAGGTGGCCGCGGTGGCCAGGGAGGCCAGGGCGGTGGCGGTGGAGGTGCCGGTGGAGGTGGCGGCCAAGGATCCACCTTTGGTGAAGCCAGTGGTGGCGGTGGCGGTGGCGGTGGCGGCCAGGGCGGCTTTGGTGCCTTTGGCGGCTACGGAGGTAAAGGCGGTGGTTCATCCATCGGCATTTACCTAAACAATAGCAACTCGGGACAGAATATTTCCCATATAGAAGTAAATCCCGGAAATCCAGGATCAGGTGGTGTTGGTGGCCCTGGGGGTACTGGGGGAGAAGGTGGTTCTGGCGGTGTCAGAGGTAGTGGAAACTGCGAAGCAAAAGATGGTGGCTATGGCGGAAAAGGCGGAGACGGTGGCAATGGCGGCTATGGTGGTGATGGAAAAACCGGTTTTGCTTATGAAGTATATACCGTTGGTTCGGGTAATTCAACCGGTACAACAATACCTTCTAGAACTGTAACCGTATATCAAAATCAAGGATGTGAGAATTCAGAAGTACTGCTTACCAGATCAGGTACAGGTAACTGGGATTTCCTTGGAAATGCAGGTTTTGTGAATAATGAAACTGCAGGATCAAGCACATACAGCAATTCTGATGATACAGTAAAAGTAACCTACACAAGTACCGGAAAATACAATGTTCAAATAGGTACTGATATTTACAGCGAGCTGGTAGAAATTTCCGGATCAAGAAGCTTGCCTGAAATAGACATAGATACCATTCCTGATAATACTGAAATATGTACTCAAAATGCTGAAACACCAACAGAGTTAATATTCGAAACTTCTTCAGCTCTTGAGTATAGGTGGTCAGTTCAAAGATTGATTTCAGGAACTCCTCAGGATCCACCTGTGTTGACATCCGATCAAAAATCAACTCCTGCTTACCAACCAAGTCAGGTTGGACATTATCAGGTTAAATTGAGTGTCTTAGATGAATGTTGTGGTTGGTCTATTCCGGTTTACAGAACTTTTGAAGTTAAAGAAGAACCATCTACACCCGGGTTTATTAATAACCCGGCTACTCCAGTTTGTGAATATTCCTATGGTGTACCCTATCAAGTAGCACCTATTTCAGGAGTAAATGATTACATATGGACAATTCCTCAGGGAGCAAACATAGTAAGTGGTGATGGCACAGATTCCATAACTGTTGATTTTGATATTTATGGTGGAGACATTTCTGTTCAAGCAGCTAATGGCTGCGGTAGTTCTACCGTAACAAGCCATACTGTTGCTACAAATGCCTCACCTTTTGTTGAGATTGAAGGAGATTTTGTACTATGTAATGAAGACACAACAGTACTTACAGCGATAGCAAGCAGGGGAACAGAAAACTATTCATACGAATGGAGTACTGGCTCAACTGATTCTTTCTTAATTGTTGTTTCAGATACTAACGCTTATAATACTGCTACTTATAGCGTAACTGTTAGCGATGGATCAGATTGTAATCATTTTGACGTAGTTAATATTATTTTCACTTATCCTACAACATATGTATGGACAGGTGCCGTTAGCGAAGACTGGCACAATCCAGGTAACTGGAACTGCAAAGTACCAGACAAGACAACCAATGTAATCATTCCTGATGTTACATTAGGTTCTGGCAATTACCCTACTGTTTATGAAAATGGAGTGAACATGAGTGATGGTACAGGTTATTGTAAAACAATTCAAATAAATGATGCTGCAAGCTTAACCATTAAAAATGCAGCTACATTAAAAGTAAGCGAGCCATAATAATTCTCTATTCATTAAAATCTGCCCAAGCTTCAAGGAGTTTGGGCAGATTTTTTTTAGGTGGTGTTTGACCAATATTTATTACTATATCTGCCTGCTCGAAAAATATTTTTCGATTCTCATATATTGATTTAAGGTGATTATCAAATTCCTGTGGGGTTTTGCCTTGAAGCAAAGGACGTTTTGTTTTGCTTTTATTCAAGCGATCTGAAATGACCTTAAGTGAAGTACGTATATATATACTAAAAGCGTGTTGCTTAATTAGACTCATATTATCATAGAAAACAGGAGTACCACCTCCCAGTGCAATAACTGCGGGTGTGGTTTTTAAAAGTGCTGCTAATACATCGCGTTCTTTTTGCCTGAAAAAATCTTCGCCCTGATTTTTAAATATTTCAGGTATGCTTTGTCCGCTTATTTTTTCTATTTCTTTATCCAGATCATAAAATGGCAGCTGCAATTCTTTAGACAATTGCCTTCCCAATGTAGTCTTGCCCACACCGGGCATTCCCATTAGGCAAATGTGTTTATTCATCGGGTTTAATGCTTGAGGTATCTATATTATAACAAAATAGATTTAATCAATGTCTTCCTTAACCATATATTTATCGATATAGTCTGAGTTAAAGAGTCTGAGTGCGCCCATATATTTTAATCGGAAAGATATCAGATCCCCCACTTTATAATTGGATTCGTTTTCTCCGATATCAATAACAAGCATATCAGAGCTAGCTCCTACCAATTCAATATTTGAATCATCAGGAAGTATAAAATCAGGTGCCATATCCAACAATCCGAGATCTAGGATTGCCCTATAAGAAGTCTTCCCGTAATCCGACTCATCGATTTCATGCCTTTCGCCTGAGGGATTTTCTTCTAATGTACCCATAGGTACTTTGGGTTTTTCTGTGATTTCAATGATTTCAGCAAATAGTTTGAAAACATCTTGCTCCATACCTTCTATTGGTTCATCTGTTACCAGGTCATTTCCGAAAAAAAGTGTTTCTCCTACTCTATAATGATTGATTCCAGCAGGCAATTGTTTCTTCAGAAGCATTGGAATAACTACTGAAGTCCCTCCTGTCACCCAATTGATCTTTTTTTGAAATTTAGCTTCAATCAGTTGTTCGTATAAGCTCAATTGGATCAGCTTATCAGGTGAGGGCATTACACCGTACAGGCAATTCAGATTAGTGCCAATGCCCGTTACTTCAATATTGGGCAGCTCAAAAATTGACTGGTAAAAATCCATTAAATGATCCCCCATAATTCCTTCACGCAAATCCCCCATTTCGATCATAATAATCACCTTATGGGTTTTGTTTTGCCGTTTGGCTTCTTCTGATAATAATTTTATGGTTCTGTATTCTGTATTAAAACTGGCATCTGCATAGCGAACCAAATCCTCTACACTTCGTTTTGCAGGGGGTTTAATATAAACGGTTTGCACAGAAGAATCCAGCTTTTTCACTGTTTTCAAATTACTGATACGTGCATCGCATATCTCTTTAATCCCGAGATTGATTACTTCCTGAATATAGTCTTCATTGCCGCACAATAATTTTGTGACAGCTGCCCACT
The DNA window shown above is from Chitinophagales bacterium and carries:
- a CDS encoding shikimate kinase, which encodes MNKHICLMGMPGVGKTTLGRQLSKELQLPFYDLDKEIEKISGQSIPEIFKNQGEDFFRQKERDVLAALLKTTPAVIALGGGTPVFYDNMSLIKQHAFSIYIRTSLKVISDRLNKSKTKRPLLQGKTPQEFDNHLKSIYENRKIFFEQADIVINIGQTPPKKNLPKLLEAWADFNE
- a CDS encoding alanine/ornithine racemase family PLP-dependent enzyme, whose product is MAFVKMYRNKLRKNYSFLNTLFKENNIEWAAVTKLLCGNEDYIQEVINLGIKEICDARISNLKTVKKLDSSVQTVYIKPPAKRSVEDLVRYADASFNTEYRTIKLLSEEAKRQNKTHKVIIMIEMGDLREGIMGDHLMDFYQSIFELPNIEVTGIGTNLNCLYGVMPSPDKLIQLSLYEQLIEAKFQKKINWVTGGTSVVIPMLLKKQLPAGINHYRVGETLFFGNDLVTDEPIEGMEQDVFKLFAEIIEITEKPKVPMGTLEENPSGERHEIDESDYGKTSYRAILDLGLLDMAPDFILPDDSNIELVGASSDMLVIDIGENESNYKVGDLISFRLKYMGALRLFNSDYIDKYMVKEDID